One segment of Ignavibacteria bacterium DNA contains the following:
- a CDS encoding VCBS repeat-containing protein, with protein MGTFLGIYPKGVSRASLIEKGAAETYITTHNVYPEVPTIDARTWKKVRDYYVRNAPSKLPKPTVTRLTVSQTFKAVRPAFSLQPPSTTFVNIDDKTGSVTIGDAVSGNVFSLTPQLSVIRRDSTGEAPAWITSNDEARIATIMGSFSPTDAPTGKVVWIPSDPQRSISEVITGLQRPVHHAVADLDANGEDDIVVCEFGKWTGGLSWWKCKKKGEYERISLREGPGATRVEIRDWNRDGLLDVVALFAQGNENITAFINNGDGSFEAETVLQFPPSWGSSYFAIQDIDTDGDNDIIHCAGDNADFGPLLRPYHGVRVFFNDGKNRFTDTLFLPLHGAYSAIAADFDLDGDTDISAISFFPDHNEKPIRGFVYYENEGRGTYTTSTFPEVGAGRWIVMDSGDIDHDGDLDLILGSLVMEVKGRKDLVDYWVKNAIPFVILENLTR; from the coding sequence ATGGGAACGTTCCTTGGGATCTATCCCAAGGGTGTCTCGAGGGCTTCGTTAATCGAAAAGGGTGCTGCCGAAACGTATATCACCACGCATAACGTTTACCCGGAAGTTCCTACGATAGACGCACGTACCTGGAAGAAGGTCCGAGACTACTATGTCCGCAATGCCCCTTCTAAGCTGCCAAAACCTACAGTGACACGATTGACGGTTTCCCAAACGTTTAAGGCCGTGCGCCCTGCGTTCTCACTTCAACCGCCGTCAACAACCTTTGTGAACATCGACGACAAAACCGGATCTGTTACGATCGGTGATGCTGTGAGTGGGAATGTATTCTCACTCACGCCACAGCTTTCAGTGATACGCCGCGATAGCACGGGAGAGGCGCCGGCATGGATCACGTCGAATGATGAAGCACGTATCGCCACCATCATGGGATCGTTCTCTCCTACCGATGCACCTACTGGGAAGGTGGTTTGGATACCCTCCGATCCTCAACGTTCCATTTCCGAGGTCATCACCGGACTGCAACGCCCCGTCCACCATGCTGTTGCAGACCTCGATGCGAATGGCGAAGATGATATCGTTGTCTGTGAGTTCGGAAAGTGGACGGGTGGACTTTCTTGGTGGAAATGCAAGAAGAAGGGCGAATATGAACGGATCTCGTTGCGTGAAGGTCCTGGAGCTACTCGTGTAGAGATCCGAGATTGGAATCGTGATGGCCTACTAGATGTAGTTGCTTTGTTTGCTCAAGGCAATGAAAACATCACCGCCTTCATTAACAATGGTGATGGTTCCTTTGAAGCCGAAACTGTACTGCAGTTTCCTCCGTCATGGGGCTCCAGTTATTTTGCTATTCAAGACATCGATACTGATGGCGACAACGACATAATCCACTGTGCTGGCGACAATGCAGACTTCGGTCCGCTGCTTCGTCCGTATCACGGTGTGAGGGTCTTCTTCAACGACGGTAAGAACAGGTTTACAGACACCTTGTTCCTTCCTCTCCACGGCGCTTACAGTGCGATAGCCGCAGACTTCGATTTGGATGGCGATACCGATATCTCTGCGATCTCGTTCTTCCCGGACCACAATGAAAAGCCTATTCGTGGGTTTGTCTACTACGAGAACGAGGGACGGGGAACATATACTACTTCAACCTTTCCCGAGGTTGGCGCTGGACGTTGGATCGTAATGGACTCTGGGGA
- a CDS encoding GNAT family N-acetyltransferase: MSMLVRDATPDDVHAIAEIHVASWQSTYKGIVPQEFLDTMSVDDSAARWMRSFSRTTCKLIVAEIDDVIVGWCYSGYCRDDDAHPTTAELWAIYIHPNAIQRGVGQALWKNAKESLASIGYTHVIVWVLKENLQAIGFYSRIGLQPDGVEKTIVIHDAELQELRMTAEIIG; this comes from the coding sequence ATGAGTATGCTCGTACGAGACGCAACGCCGGATGATGTTCACGCGATCGCAGAGATTCACGTGGCATCATGGCAGAGCACCTATAAAGGAATCGTTCCGCAAGAGTTTCTCGACACAATGAGTGTAGATGATAGCGCCGCGAGATGGATGCGGTCCTTTTCGAGAACCACATGCAAATTGATCGTTGCTGAGATTGATGATGTCATCGTCGGCTGGTGCTACAGTGGCTATTGCAGGGACGATGATGCACACCCAACCACGGCAGAACTCTGGGCCATCTATATTCATCCAAACGCAATACAAAGGGGTGTTGGTCAAGCACTATGGAAGAATGCTAAAGAGTCACTTGCTTCGATAGGATACACTCATGTTATCGTTTGGGTACTCAAAGAGAATTTGCAGGCAATAGGATTCTACTCGAGGATTGGCTTGCAACCGGACGGTGTAGAAAAGACGATTGTTATCCATGATGCAGAGCTCCAGGAGCTTCGTATGACCGCTGAGATAATAGGGTAA
- a CDS encoding DUF523 domain-containing protein, producing MSNSDQFHQMLLAHSPRLWNTLRKPSIEDPLRVLISGCILGLKCGVDGSDYGMGGALTPLVSLPTVEALGFCPEDAGIGTPRTMPDIHGGDGFGVLRGTARVLDQFGADLTVGMIRGAEKMVEYAVDRRIELAVLTDASAACGSQVISDGCRFTEPRKYTAGVGVAAAMLLEAGIPVLSQRDYASLERLLILCQAPEFVSIGKPDHHLTPWYTEYFAK from the coding sequence ATGAGCAACTCCGACCAGTTCCATCAGATGCTTCTTGCGCATTCCCCTAGGCTTTGGAATACTCTACGAAAACCATCCATTGAAGATCCGCTTCGAGTACTAATCAGCGGTTGTATCCTTGGACTGAAGTGCGGTGTTGATGGAAGTGATTACGGAATGGGCGGTGCGCTCACGCCTCTCGTTTCACTTCCTACGGTTGAAGCTCTTGGATTCTGTCCGGAAGATGCGGGTATTGGTACGCCCCGTACCATGCCTGATATTCATGGCGGCGACGGGTTTGGTGTCCTAAGAGGCACGGCAAGGGTCCTCGACCAGTTCGGTGCAGATCTCACAGTAGGGATGATCCGCGGAGCCGAGAAGATGGTTGAGTATGCTGTGGATCGTAGAATAGAACTCGCAGTCCTAACCGATGCTAGCGCAGCATGTGGAAGTCAGGTGATCTCCGATGGCTGCAGGTTCACCGAACCACGCAAGTACACCGCAGGGGTTGGTGTTGCTGCAGCAATGCTGCTGGAAGCCGGGATCCCCGTATTGAGTCAGCGAGACTATGCCTCACTCGAGCGGCTGCTCATCCTATGCCAGGCTCCGGAGTTCGTTTCCATCGGAAAGCCCGATCATCATCTCACACCATGGTACACAGAGTACTTTGCAAAATGA
- the hutU gene encoding urocanate hydratase codes for MKRIIRSPRGTELTCKNWQIEAAYRMIQNNLDPENAEKPDELIVYGGLGKAARNWESFDAILSCLREMEVDETLLVQSGKPVGVVKTHEGAPRVIIANSNLVPKWATWDEFRRLDALGLIMYGQMTAGSWIYIGTQGIVQGTYETFAECARQHFGGTLNGRFLLTAGLGGMGGAQPLAATIAGAAALCIEIDEERIDKRIRDGYCDRKMFDLDAALAVIREYQEKREPISIGLVGNAAEILPALVERGIIPDVVTDQTSAHDPLNGYYPAGLSKAEADSLRISNPDEYLKRAYTSIGAHVRAMLAFQAKGAVTFDYGNNIRGVARDFDGVANAFDFPGFVPAFVRELFCDGKGPFRWVALSGDPEDIRVTDDAIMELFPENEALHKWIREAQKHIGFQGLPARICWLGYGDRAKAGKLFNDLVRDGKVKAPIVIGRDHLDCGSVASPHRETESMKDGSDAIADWVYLNFALNAVGGATWVSLHHGGGVGMGLSLHAGMVVVADGTIQAEEKLARVLTYDPLMGILRHADAGYDRAISNSRKFGIEIPLPLS; via the coding sequence ATGAAACGCATCATCCGTTCCCCTCGCGGCACCGAACTCACATGCAAGAATTGGCAGATCGAAGCTGCCTATCGCATGATCCAGAACAACCTTGATCCGGAGAATGCTGAAAAGCCAGACGAGCTCATTGTCTACGGTGGTTTGGGCAAGGCAGCACGGAATTGGGAGAGCTTCGATGCCATACTATCGTGCTTGCGAGAGATGGAGGTTGACGAGACCCTGCTCGTTCAGAGCGGAAAACCCGTGGGTGTTGTCAAGACTCATGAAGGGGCTCCTCGGGTCATCATTGCAAACTCGAACCTCGTTCCGAAATGGGCCACATGGGATGAGTTTCGAAGGCTCGATGCCCTTGGCCTGATCATGTACGGTCAGATGACGGCGGGCTCATGGATCTACATCGGCACCCAAGGCATCGTGCAGGGCACCTATGAGACATTTGCTGAATGTGCCCGTCAGCACTTTGGCGGCACGCTGAACGGACGCTTCCTGCTCACCGCCGGCCTCGGCGGTATGGGTGGTGCTCAGCCCCTTGCCGCTACTATTGCCGGAGCGGCTGCGCTTTGTATTGAGATCGACGAGGAGCGGATCGATAAGCGGATCCGCGACGGGTATTGCGACCGAAAGATGTTTGACCTCGATGCTGCATTGGCCGTGATCAGAGAATACCAGGAAAAGCGCGAGCCGATCTCCATTGGTCTTGTTGGGAATGCGGCAGAGATCCTGCCGGCATTGGTAGAACGCGGGATCATCCCGGACGTGGTGACAGACCAAACATCTGCGCACGATCCGCTCAATGGATATTACCCAGCCGGGTTGAGCAAAGCCGAAGCAGATAGTCTGCGGATCTCAAACCCCGACGAGTACTTGAAACGAGCCTACACGAGCATTGGCGCCCACGTGCGTGCAATGCTGGCCTTCCAGGCCAAGGGTGCTGTTACGTTTGACTACGGAAACAACATCCGTGGCGTGGCAAGGGATTTTGACGGCGTGGCCAATGCCTTTGACTTCCCGGGCTTCGTTCCCGCATTTGTACGCGAGTTGTTCTGTGACGGCAAGGGTCCGTTCCGCTGGGTTGCCCTCTCGGGCGATCCCGAGGATATCCGGGTGACCGATGACGCGATCATGGAGTTGTTCCCGGAGAATGAGGCCCTGCACAAGTGGATCCGTGAGGCACAGAAGCACATCGGATTCCAGGGTCTGCCGGCCCGGATCTGTTGGCTTGGATACGGGGACAGAGCCAAGGCGGGAAAATTATTTAACGACCTCGTACGCGACGGTAAGGTCAAGGCCCCCATAGTGATAGGCCGAGATCACCTCGATTGCGGAAGCGTTGCTTCGCCGCACCGTGAAACCGAATCGATGAAAGATGGTTCTGATGCTATAGCCGACTGGGTATATCTCAATTTTGCTCTTAATGCCGTTGGCGGGGCAACCTGGGTATCCCTCCACCACGGTGGCGGCGTTGGAATGGGTCTGTCACTTCACGCCGGAATGGTGGTCGTAGCTGATGGAACTATTCAAGCCGAAGAAAAGTTGGCACGAGTGTTGACTTATGATCCCCTAATGGGCATCTTGCGTCACGCCGATGCCGGTTACGATCGAGCGATCTCTAACTCACGAAAGTTTGGCATAGAAATACCACTACCTCTTTCTTGA
- a CDS encoding RNA polymerase sigma factor: MDLALQIEQLFRTDRKKYLGFIRQRVRNQEEAEDILQDVFANVLAASKDVNKPIDNLASWVFTSVRNRIIDSYRKKRTDSFADLGTAEQKEEGMDHVERFLGDFSYNPEQDLVRKTIWEAVIEGLEELPAEQKWVFVKNEFEGVSFREMSEETGVNINTLLARKRYAVLYLRKKLQELYDNVND, from the coding sequence ATGGATCTAGCTCTGCAGATCGAACAGCTCTTCCGCACAGATCGGAAGAAATATCTCGGATTCATCCGCCAGCGTGTCCGCAACCAAGAGGAAGCGGAAGACATCCTACAGGATGTGTTCGCCAACGTGCTTGCTGCGTCCAAGGACGTGAACAAGCCGATCGACAACCTTGCGTCCTGGGTGTTCACATCCGTGCGCAACCGGATCATCGACTCCTACCGCAAGAAGCGGACAGACAGCTTTGCCGATCTCGGCACGGCCGAGCAAAAAGAAGAGGGAATGGATCATGTGGAGCGCTTTTTGGGCGATTTCTCCTACAATCCGGAACAAGACCTTGTCCGCAAGACCATTTGGGAAGCTGTGATCGAGGGGCTCGAAGAGCTCCCGGCCGAACAAAAGTGGGTCTTCGTAAAAAATGAATTCGAGGGTGTATCGTTTAGAGAGATGTCCGAGGAAACGGGTGTGAACATCAACACGCTCCTCGCACGTAAACGTTATGCTGTGCTGTACCTTCGCAAGAAGCTTCAGGAGCTGTACGACAACGTAAACGATTAG
- the mscL gene encoding large-conductance mechanosensitive channel protein MscL, giving the protein MISEFKEFISKGNVIDLAIGVIIGGAFGAITASLVNDIIMPPIGMILGGINFTDIATTLKAAGPDGKGAVMINWGKFFQVVLNFLIIAFVMFLVVKTVNAMKRKQEDAPAAPAEPSDEVKLLTEIRDSLRK; this is encoded by the coding sequence ATGATCTCCGAATTCAAAGAGTTTATCTCCAAGGGCAACGTCATCGATCTCGCAATAGGCGTGATCATTGGCGGTGCATTCGGCGCTATCACGGCATCGCTAGTCAACGACATCATCATGCCTCCGATCGGCATGATCCTCGGTGGGATCAACTTCACGGACATCGCAACAACGCTAAAAGCCGCAGGTCCAGACGGCAAGGGTGCCGTTATGATCAACTGGGGCAAGTTCTTCCAAGTTGTCCTCAACTTCTTGATCATCGCCTTTGTGATGTTCTTGGTTGTGAAGACCGTCAACGCCATGAAGCGCAAACAAGAAGACGCACCTGCTGCACCTGCTGAACCATCAGATGAAGTGAAGCTCCTTACAGAGATCAGAGACTCGCTACGGAAGTAG
- the pckA gene encoding phosphoenolpyruvate carboxykinase (ATP) produces the protein MSTGADLVVTQLQSMGLHNLGDINYNLTAPELYEHALSYEEGILSEHGALCVNSVPYTGRRANDKFVVEEDGSKEDVWWGKVNKPFSTEKFNTLKARVFAYLQGRDVYVQDLIAGADEKYSLPVRFIQEEAYHSLFVQNMFIKATDEQLENFVPGFTVVTVPGFKSIPEIDGTLSEVFIILSFEQKLILIGGTSYAGENKKVIFTVLNYLMPKLKVMSMHCSANIGKDGDTALFFGLSGTGKTTLSTDPERALIGDDEHGWSDDGVFNYEGGCYAKVINLNAEAEPIIFNLTRTFGTILENVDIDEDTRVIDLDSQLHTENTRASYTRENIPNIAPGNKGGHPKNVVFLTADAFGVMPPIAKLTPEQAMYHFLSGYTAKVAGTEAGVKEPSATFSTCFGAPFMVHHPSVYANLLRDKITQHGSQVWLVNTGWSGGPYGVGSRMKIKYTRAMLRAALNGELNNVEFVKDSFFNLSIPASCPDVPSEVLNPRNTWADTAAYDKQAAHLVNLFEENFTQFADSVAENVRNAMKK, from the coding sequence ATGAGTACGGGAGCCGACCTAGTCGTCACGCAACTCCAGTCAATGGGGCTGCACAATCTCGGAGACATCAACTACAATCTCACTGCACCTGAACTGTATGAGCACGCACTGTCGTACGAAGAAGGTATTCTCTCCGAACACGGCGCACTCTGCGTGAACTCGGTACCGTACACCGGACGTCGTGCCAACGACAAGTTCGTTGTTGAAGAGGACGGAAGCAAGGAAGATGTGTGGTGGGGTAAGGTGAACAAGCCGTTCTCAACGGAGAAGTTCAACACACTCAAGGCCCGCGTCTTTGCATATCTGCAAGGAAGAGACGTGTATGTCCAGGACCTGATCGCCGGCGCAGATGAGAAATATTCCCTCCCTGTCCGTTTCATTCAAGAAGAGGCATACCACTCGCTCTTCGTACAGAACATGTTCATCAAGGCCACGGATGAACAACTCGAAAACTTTGTTCCCGGCTTTACAGTTGTAACTGTCCCTGGTTTCAAATCGATCCCGGAGATCGACGGCACATTGAGCGAAGTGTTCATCATCCTCAGCTTTGAGCAGAAGCTCATTCTCATCGGCGGCACATCGTATGCCGGCGAGAACAAGAAGGTGATCTTTACGGTACTCAACTACCTCATGCCGAAGCTCAAGGTGATGTCGATGCACTGCTCTGCCAACATTGGCAAGGATGGAGACACTGCGCTGTTCTTCGGTCTCTCCGGCACAGGCAAGACAACACTCTCCACAGATCCGGAACGTGCACTGATCGGTGACGACGAGCACGGCTGGAGTGATGATGGCGTGTTCAATTATGAAGGGGGCTGCTACGCCAAGGTCATCAACCTGAATGCAGAAGCAGAACCGATCATCTTCAATCTCACGCGCACCTTTGGCACGATCCTCGAGAATGTCGACATCGATGAAGACACTCGCGTTATCGATCTCGATTCGCAACTCCACACAGAGAACACACGCGCATCGTATACACGCGAGAACATTCCAAACATCGCACCCGGCAACAAGGGCGGTCACCCAAAGAATGTTGTCTTCCTTACAGCAGACGCCTTTGGCGTAATGCCTCCAATCGCAAAGCTCACACCTGAGCAAGCGATGTATCACTTCCTCAGCGGATACACCGCAAAGGTTGCCGGTACAGAAGCAGGCGTAAAGGAACCATCAGCAACATTCTCTACGTGTTTTGGAGCCCCGTTCATGGTGCACCATCCAAGCGTGTATGCGAATCTCTTGCGCGATAAGATCACGCAACACGGCTCACAAGTATGGCTTGTGAACACCGGCTGGAGCGGCGGACCGTATGGCGTTGGAAGCCGTATGAAGATCAAGTACACACGCGCCATGCTTCGCGCAGCACTCAACGGCGAACTCAACAATGTAGAGTTTGTGAAGGACAGCTTCTTCAATCTGAGCATTCCGGCTTCCTGTCCGGACGTTCCTTCAGAAGTTCTCAACCCGCGCAACACGTGGGCAGACACTGCGGCCTACGACAAGCAAGCCGCACATCTTGTGAATCTCTTCGAAGAGAACTTCACTCAGTTCGCAGATAGTGTTGCGGAGAATGTTCGAAATGCGATGAAGAAATGA
- a CDS encoding DUF2007 domain-containing protein, which translates to MILLSTFENEMEAQLLASQLREAGIDHKIEENKADGFQLFVFEDDVEEAKEILEARASSDDDYLVDLGGDDLDLDEFADE; encoded by the coding sequence ATGATCCTTCTATCGACATTCGAAAACGAGATGGAAGCGCAACTCCTTGCCTCGCAACTTCGCGAAGCAGGCATCGATCATAAGATCGAAGAAAACAAGGCCGACGGCTTTCAGCTCTTCGTCTTCGAAGACGATGTTGAAGAAGCCAAGGAGATCCTTGAGGCCCGCGCCTCTTCCGATGACGACTACCTCGTAGACCTTGGTGGCGACGATCTGGACCTTGACGAATTCGCCGACGAATAA
- the ettA gene encoding energy-dependent translational throttle protein EttA, with amino-acid sequence MAVFEPQKIIFSMVGVGKIYKPNRQVLRDIYLSFYYGAKIGVLGLNGAGKSTLLKIIAGLDEEYVGQITKNKDVTFGYLSQEPELDPNKTVRQVVEEGAEEAVGLLRDYNAISEKFAEPDADYEKLMDQQAKLQEKIDAIGAWDIDSKLEMAMDALRCPPPDTLVSVISGGERRRVALVRLLLKRPDVLLLDEPTNHLDADSVAWLERHLHDYEGTVIAVTHDRYFLDNVAGWILELDNGAGIPYEGNYTAWLEQKTARLALEEKQESKRQKALKEELEWVRMNPKGRHAKSKARISAYEKLLDEESVKRNEEMEIFIPVGPRLGERVVDAVDVSKAFGDKILYENLSFSLPPGGIIGIIGPNGAGKTTLFKMITGQLEPDSGSFKVGETVKLGYIDQNRPLDPKKSIWEEISDGADILMIGTREVNSRAYVSRFNFNGSDQQKKVDQISGGERNRVHLAKMLKEGANVLLLDEPTNDLDVNTLRALEEALQGFAGCAVVISHDRWFLDRIATHILAFEGDSQVVWFDGNYSQYEEDRRKRLGIEADRPHRISYRKLTRD; translated from the coding sequence ATGGCAGTATTTGAACCCCAAAAGATCATCTTCAGCATGGTTGGCGTAGGCAAGATCTACAAGCCAAACCGCCAAGTGCTGCGAGACATTTACCTCAGCTTCTATTATGGCGCAAAGATCGGCGTGCTTGGTCTGAACGGTGCGGGAAAGTCCACACTGTTGAAGATCATCGCCGGACTCGACGAAGAATACGTCGGCCAGATCACCAAGAACAAGGACGTCACGTTCGGTTACCTCTCCCAGGAGCCGGAACTCGATCCCAACAAAACCGTCAGGCAGGTTGTTGAGGAAGGGGCTGAGGAGGCCGTGGGTCTTCTACGTGATTACAACGCTATCAGCGAGAAGTTCGCCGAGCCCGATGCCGACTACGAGAAGCTCATGGATCAGCAGGCAAAGCTCCAGGAGAAGATCGATGCGATCGGCGCCTGGGATATCGACTCCAAGCTGGAGATGGCGATGGATGCCTTGCGCTGTCCGCCCCCTGACACACTTGTGAGTGTGATCTCCGGTGGTGAAAGGCGTCGAGTAGCCCTCGTGCGTCTGTTGTTGAAACGTCCGGATGTTCTGCTTCTTGATGAACCAACCAACCACCTCGATGCCGACAGTGTTGCATGGTTGGAACGTCACCTGCATGACTACGAAGGAACCGTGATCGCTGTAACGCACGACAGGTACTTCCTGGACAACGTAGCCGGCTGGATCCTGGAGCTCGACAATGGCGCCGGTATACCATACGAAGGCAATTACACTGCATGGCTTGAGCAGAAGACTGCTCGCCTAGCACTTGAGGAAAAGCAAGAATCCAAGCGTCAGAAAGCGCTCAAGGAAGAGCTCGAATGGGTGCGCATGAATCCGAAGGGACGTCATGCCAAGAGCAAGGCACGTATCTCTGCCTATGAGAAGTTGCTTGATGAAGAGAGTGTAAAGCGTAACGAAGAGATGGAGATCTTCATCCCCGTTGGACCGCGTCTCGGCGAGCGTGTAGTGGATGCCGTTGATGTCTCCAAGGCCTTCGGTGACAAGATCCTGTATGAGAACCTTTCGTTCTCATTGCCACCCGGCGGTATCATCGGCATCATTGGTCCGAACGGTGCCGGTAAGACAACATTGTTCAAGATGATCACCGGTCAGCTCGAGCCAGACAGTGGTTCATTCAAGGTAGGCGAAACCGTCAAACTCGGCTATATCGATCAGAACCGTCCGCTCGATCCCAAGAAATCCATCTGGGAAGAGATCAGTGACGGCGCCGATATTCTCATGATCGGTACTCGCGAAGTGAATTCCCGCGCCTATGTCTCCAGGTTCAACTTCAACGGCAGCGACCAGCAGAAGAAGGTAGACCAGATCTCCGGTGGAGAGCGCAACCGTGTCCACCTAGCCAAGATGTTGAAGGAGGGGGCTAACGTCCTCCTCCTCGACGAGCCAACGAATGACCTTGACGTGAACACCCTCCGAGCCCTTGAGGAGGCCCTACAAGGATTTGCAGGATGTGCCGTCGTTATTTCCCACGATCGCTGGTTCCTGGACCGGATTGCAACGCATATCCTTGCGTTTGAGGGAGACAGCCAGGTTGTCTGGTTCGATGGAAACTACTCACAGTATGAAGAGGATCGTCGCAAGCGACTCGGCATTGAGGCCGACCGACCGCACCGCATTTCGTACCGTAAACTAACCCGTGACTGA